The DNA window TTATGAATTCTTTGACATAATTACTATATGGATGCGAAAGAAGTACGGAGTTTGGAGACGAAAGTGGTATGAGATCACTTTGAAAAGTTGTTTGTCAATGTGGAGCAACTAGGAAATCGCGATACTCCTCTTTGCTGATTTGGGGCTTGCAATTTACATGAATAGATGCAGCTTTTCTCTTTTTTTACCAACTGTGTTTCATTCATTCACTTGCTATATTTCCTCGATTCTTCATATGTGCAGTAGTTTGTCATGCTTGGGAGATTAAATTACTGTTTTTGCAAACAATTTCCAACGATCTAATACAAATGCCTAGTTCACGTGTTAGGTAAACTTTATCGCCATCAGATCAACAGGATTTTGCATATTCTATGAAATTTGAGAAAGTGGATAAATTGCAGCCAAGGCAAAACCCTGATGCTGGGGTTCCAGGGTCCCAGTCTGAGGCAGAAAGCACTCCCTCTAAAGCAAGTGATAAAATATTGGATGATGGCTATAGCTGGAGAAAATATGGGCAGAAGCTTGTGAAAGGAGACCAATATATTCGAAGCTATTACAAATGTACTCATCCCAATTGCCTTGCAAAGAAACAAGTGGAGAGATCACATGATGGAGTCAAAACGGATATTAATTATCTTGTGGGACATAAACATCCTAAAGCACAACATAGTCCCAAAGTTGCCTCCAGTTCTAAAGTAAGTGTACAAGAGATACCTATTGCAATGCCTACATCAGAAGGTAACTAGTAAAATCTCTTTAATTTTGTCTTGAATTGTTGGTTCTGTGAGCAGTTCATGAATTTTTACATTGCATGACGTAGAATTGGGTAACTATTCTCGGAAGAAAAACCTGGAGAATGTAAACCACACTTCAATATTGGAGACTAACCCTCTAGTAACCACACATGCTGATCTGCATCTGAGGCAAAATGCTGATGCTGATGTGTCAGAACATCACAGAGAAGAAAGAACTGTGTCTCTTATGGCAGAGAAGGATTCGGATTTGCTGAGGCAAAAACCAAATGCAAATCAAGGAGTGACAGGAAAAAAAATTTGTCAACACCAAGTCTCTCACAAAACAAGGCATGAGAAATTTGATAAAGTATGTGTCCTCCCCATCCAAAAGTCTGAAATTTTTGATAAAGGACAAACTTATTTGGTGAAGAGGGAGATAGATTCAGATAATTTGCAGCCTGTCCAAAGTTCTAGCAGTCTTCCTAGAATACAAACTCAAGAAAAAAACCACACTTCTTACATAAAACCTGAGAAGACTTGCGAAATTTTGAAGACAGGGAAGAATGTAGAAGTCGGAGGTTTTAATTTGCAATCTCATCAACTTAccatttataatattttgtcTGAGAAATTGGCGGCTTTCCCAAAACAAATTGTAGCCAAGGAGGAACCTAGACAGTCCCTGGATAATGGACTCTATGCTCTTGATGGAAAAGAAGAAAACTTTTCTACGGAAAAGCAAACAGTTTCCAAGGATCAAGTAGAAATGCCTAGTTCACGTGTTAGGGATCTACAGGGTTTTGCATATTCTATGAAATTTGGGAAAGTGGAGAAATTGCAGCCTAGGCGAAACCCTGATGCTGGAGTTCAAGGGTCCCAATCTGAGGCGGAAATCACTCCCTCTAAAGCAATTGATAAAATATTGGATGATGGCTATGGCTGGAGAAAATATGGGCAGAAGCTTGTGAAAGGAAACCAATATACTCGAAGCTATTACAAGTGTACTCATCATGATTGCCTTGCAAAGAAACAAGTCGAGAGATCACCTGGTGGAATCAAAACGGATATTAATTATCTTGGGGAACATAAACATCCTAAAGCACAACATAGTCCCCAAGTTGCCTCCATTTCTGAAGTAAGAGTACAGGAGATACCTATTGCTATGCCTACATCAGAAGGTGACGAGTAAAATCTCTTTAATTTTGTCTTAAATTGTTGATTCTGTGAACGATTCATGAATTTTTACATTGCATAACGTAGAATTGGGTAACTCTTCTCGGAAGAAGAACCTGGAGAATGTAAACCACACTTCAATATCGGAGATTAACCCTCTAGAAACCACACATACTGATCTGCATCTGAGGCAAAATGCTGATGCTGATGCTGATGCTGATGCTGGTGCTGATGTGTCAGAACACCACAGAGAAGAAAGAACTGTGTCTCTTATGGCAGAGAAGGATTCAGATTTGCTGAGGCAAAAAACAAGTGCAAATCAAGGAGTgacagaattttttttttgtcaaaaccAAGTCTCTCACAAAACAAGGCATGATAAATCTGATAACGTATGTGTCATCCCCGTCCAAAAGTCTGAAATTTGTGATAAAGGACAAACTTATTTGGTTAAGAGGGAGAGAGATTCAGATAATTTGCAGCCTGTACAAAGTTCTAGAGGTATCCCCATCTTACAAACTCAAGAAAAAAACCACATGTATTACATAAAACCTGAGAAGACTTGGGAAATTTTGAGGACAGGAAAGAATGTAGAAGTCGGAGGTTTTAGTTTGCAATCTCATCAACTTAGCATTTCTAATATTTTGTCTGAAAAATTGGTGGCTTTTCCAAAACAAACTGTAGCCAAGGAGGAACCTAGACAGTCCCTGGATGATGGACTCTATGCTCTTGATGGAAAAGCAGAAAGCTTTTCTATGGAGAAGCAAACAGTTTCCAAGGATCAAGTAGAAATGCCTAGTTCACGTGTTAGGGAAACTTTATCATCATCAGATCAACAGGGTTTTTCATGTTCTATGAAATTTGAGAAAGTGGAGAAATTGCAGCCAAGGCGAAACCCTGATGCTGGGGTTCGAGGGTCCCAGTCTGAGGCAGAAAGCACTCCCTCTAAAGCAAGTGATAAAATATTGGATGATGGCTATAGCTGGAGAAAATATGGGCAGAAGCTAGTGAAAGGAGACCAATATATTCGAAGCTATTACAAATGTACTCATCCCAATTGCGTTGCAAAGAAACAAGTGGAGAGATCACATGTTGGCATTAAAACGGATATTAATTATCTTGGGGAACATAAACATCCTGAAGCACGACATGGTCCCCAAGTTGCCTCCAGTTCTGAAGTAAGAGTACAGGAGATACCTATTGCTATGCCTACATCAGAAGGTAACTAATATAATCTCTTTAATTTTGTCTTTAATTGTTGATTATGTGAACAGTTCATGAATTTTTACATTGGACTTTTCACAGCTGATGCTGGGTCAATTATTACTCGTGGTGAAGCATGTCAACACAGTCCACCACCTGAAACCTCAACGCCATTGATGGTTGTGAGAAATGGTGATAGTGTGACAGGCGTAGCTTCGCCTTCAAATGTTGAAAGCGATGACAAAGCTGGTTGTCCTAACCCTAAACGGCAGTATGTTTATTCAAAAGCTTCAAACAGTTGTAGTGCACTGATATTGCTTTGGCTGCTGACCAGTATTGTACTGTGGTTTGTGCCCTTACTGCAGGAAGATATTAACTTCTTCTGATGGCAATTTCCTAAGTAAACCTAATAATGAATCACGGCATGTTCAAACTTTGAGTGTGGTTGACATAGTAAATGATGGCTACCGCTGGCGAAAATACGGACAGAAATTGGTGAAGGGAAATCCTAATCCAAGGTAACTCAGTATTTTAATGATGCATAGTAGTGATTTTCTTGCCACGTGGTTCTCTTGATATAGCATATATATGTACAAACGGAATTTTCCAGTCAACGATATATGGCAATTCATGAATTAGATGCTTCTCTCTGCTCTGTGAAATGTGAATTATTGTTCGGTAATTGGTCGAGTTCGGGGAATTTCTAGGCTTCGGTTCTTTTTCCATAGATGCGTTTATCGCTTCCTGAGGAAGCATAACTGCCGATCTTCCCTTTCAGTCAAATGTTTTGAAAGTAGTTACTCCTTATTTCCATATGAAAACTCTTGCAAGTTTCTTTCGTTGTTTTTCTAGTTATTTGGTTGCTTCCTTAGATTTAGGGTTGGATGTGGGCATCAGGGTAATCCGAAGATGCTTCTGGATTGCACAATAGAAGAAAGTAACTTGTCAAGACCGGACCTTTTACATCTGTAAACTGTTGTTTTTTATTTGTCCTGATACTTCTTACTGCTTGATATGAAACCCAAATAGTACTTCCTCCCATAATACAACTGTCAGAACAAATCTCTTTGTTCTCAACCCATCATTTGAATTAGATTTGTACCGAATTTTCTCCTTATGTCTATCCTTCTTTCCCGCTGCTCCCGTCCATTTCTCTCTCAATCAAGGACAATTGGTTAAGAACTGATTTCTTGGTTGTGAATCTACTTCCaaatgcatttttattttttctctaTGGACTTTTTTAATTTCTCAGTGTTTCGAGATTCAAGATCATTAGTAGATACACTGAAATTTGACGTCAAGACAATTGGTTTTGAGAGAATTAAACACGGGTTAATGTGAAAAAACAAACAACAAAGAAGACAAAATGCCAATGATCAGCCGGAAATTGTTTTTGACTGACATCATGTTTTTCACACAATGTTGTTTTTCAATCTACATCAGCCAGACCATCTTTTTACTCTCAATATACAACAAATAAACGACTTTCT is part of the Primulina eburnea isolate SZY01 chromosome 1, ASM2296580v1, whole genome shotgun sequence genome and encodes:
- the LOC140841392 gene encoding uncharacterized protein isoform X2; its protein translation is MKFEKVDKLQPRQNPDAGVPGSQSEAESTPSKASDKILDDGYSWRKYGQKLVKGDQYIRSYYKCTHPNCLAKKQVERSHDGVKTDINYLVGHKHPKAQHSPKVASSSKVSVQEIPIAMPTSEELGNYSRKKNLENVNHTSILETNPLVTTHADLHLRQNADADVSEHHREERTVSLMAEKDSDLLRQKPNANQGVTGKKICQHQVSHKTRHEKFDKVCVLPIQKSEIFDKGQTYLVKREIDSDNLQPVQSSSSLPRIQTQEKNHTSYIKPEKTCEILKTGKNVEVGGFNLQSHQLTIYNILSEKLAAFPKQIVAKEEPRQSLDNGLYALDGKEENFSTEKQTVSKDQVEMPSSRVRDLQGFAYSMKFGKVEKLQPRRNPDAGVQGSQSEAEITPSKAIDKILDDGYGWRKYGQKLVKGNQYTRSYYKCTHHDCLAKKQVERSPGGIKTDINYLGEHKHPKAQHSPQVASISEVRVQEIPIAMPTSEELGNSSRKKNLENVNHTSISEINPLETTHTDLHLRQNADADADADAGADVSEHHREERTVSLMAEKDSDLLRQKTSANQGVTEFFFCQNQVSHKTRHDKSDNVCVIPVQKSEICDKGQTYLVKRERDSDNLQPVQSSRGIPILQTQEKNHMYYIKPEKTWEILRTGKNVEVGGFSLQSHQLSISNILSEKLVAFPKQTVAKEEPRQSLDDGLYALDGKAESFSMEKQTVSKDQVEMPSSRVRETLSSSDQQGFSCSMKFEKVEKLQPRRNPDAGVRGSQSEAESTPSKASDKILDDGYSWRKYGQKLVKGDQYIRSYYKCTHPNCVAKKQVERSHVGIKTDINYLGEHKHPEARHGPQVASSSEVRVQEIPIAMPTSEADAGSIITRGEACQHSPPPETSTPLMVVRNGDSVTGVASPSNVESDDKAGCPNPKRQKILTSSDGNFLSKPNNESRHVQTLSVVDIVNDGYRWRKYGQKLVKGNPNPRSYYRCTNAGCPVKKHVERASHDPQLVITTYEGQHDHDIPLSRTVNRSTAEKDSAMSKAKVESTLKIKREQVCWS
- the LOC140841392 gene encoding uncharacterized protein isoform X1; protein product: MKFEKVDKLQPRQNPDAGVPGSQSEAESTPSKASDKILDDGYSWRKYGQKLVKGDQYIRSYYKCTHPNCLAKKQVERSHDGVKTDINYLVGHKHPKAQHSPKVASSSKVSVQEIPIAMPTSEELGNYSRKKNLENVNHTSILETNPLVTTHADLHLRQNADADVSEHHREERTVSLMAEKDSDLLRQKPNANQGVTGKKICQHQVSHKTRHEKFDKVCVLPIQKSEIFDKGQTYLVKREIDSDNLQPVQSSSSLPRIQTQEKNHTSYIKPEKTCEILKTGKNVEVGGFNLQSHQLTIYNILSEKLAAFPKQIVAKEEPRQSLDNGLYALDGKEENFSTEKQTVSKDQVEMPSSRVRDLQGFAYSMKFGKVEKLQPRRNPDAGVQGSQSEAEITPSKAIDKILDDGYGWRKYGQKLVKGNQYTRSYYKCTHHDCLAKKQVERSPGGIKTDINYLGEHKHPKAQHSPQVASISEVRVQEIPIAMPTSEELGNSSRKKNLENVNHTSISEINPLETTHTDLHLRQNADADADADAGADVSEHHREERTVSLMAEKDSDLLRQKTSANQGVTEFFFCQNQVSHKTRHDKSDNVCVIPVQKSEICDKGQTYLVKRERDSDNLQPVQSSRGIPILQTQEKNHMYYIKPEKTWEILRTGKNVEVGGFSLQSHQLSISNILSEKLVAFPKQTVAKEEPRQSLDDGLYALDGKAESFSMEKQTVSKDQVEMPSSRVRETLSSSDQQGFSCSMKFEKVEKLQPRRNPDAGVRGSQSEAESTPSKASDKILDDGYSWRKYGQKLVKGDQYIRSYYKCTHPNCVAKKQVERSHVGIKTDINYLGEHKHPEARHGPQVASSSEVRVQEIPIAMPTSEADAGSIITRGEACQHSPPPETSTPLMVVRNGDSVTGVASPSNVESDDKAGCPNPKRQKILTSSDGNFLSKPNNESRHVQTLSVVDIVNDGYRWRKYGQKLVKGNPNPSFLSFRSYYRCTNAGCPVKKHVERASHDPQLVITTYEGQHDHDIPLSRTVNRSTAEKDSAMSKAKVESTLKIKREQVCWS
- the LOC140841392 gene encoding uncharacterized protein isoform X3, with product MPEPRQNPDAGVPGSQSEAESTPSKASDKILDDGYSWRKYGQKLVKGDQYIRSYYKCTHPNCLAKKQVERSHDGVKTDINYLVGHKHPKAQHSPKVASSSKVSVQEIPIAMPTSEELGNYSRKKNLENVNHTSILETNPLVTTHADLHLRQNADADVSEHHREERTVSLMAEKDSDLLRQKPNANQGVTGKKICQHQVSHKTRHEKFDKVCVLPIQKSEIFDKGQTYLVKREIDSDNLQPVQSSSSLPRIQTQEKNHTSYIKPEKTCEILKTGKNVEVGGFNLQSHQLTIYNILSEKLAAFPKQIVAKEEPRQSLDNGLYALDGKEENFSTEKQTVSKDQVEMPSSRVRDLQGFAYSMKFGKVEKLQPRRNPDAGVQGSQSEAEITPSKAIDKILDDGYGWRKYGQKLVKGNQYTRSYYKCTHHDCLAKKQVERSPGGIKTDINYLGEHKHPKAQHSPQVASISEVRVQEIPIAMPTSEELGNSSRKKNLENVNHTSISEINPLETTHTDLHLRQNADADADADAGADVSEHHREERTVSLMAEKDSDLLRQKTSANQGVTEFFFCQNQVSHKTRHDKSDNVCVIPVQKSEICDKGQTYLVKRERDSDNLQPVQSSRGIPILQTQEKNHMYYIKPEKTWEILRTGKNVEVGGFSLQSHQLSISNILSEKLVAFPKQTVAKEEPRQSLDDGLYALDGKAESFSMEKQTVSKDQVEMPSSRVRETLSSSDQQGFSCSMKFEKVEKLQPRRNPDAGVRGSQSEAESTPSKASDKILDDGYSWRKYGQKLVKGDQYIRSYYKCTHPNCVAKKQVERSHVGIKTDINYLGEHKHPEARHGPQVASSSEVRVQEIPIAMPTSEADAGSIITRGEACQHSPPPETSTPLMVVRNGDSVTGVASPSNVESDDKAGCPNPKRQKILTSSDGNFLSKPNNESRHVQTLSVVDIVNDGYRWRKYGQKLVKGNPNPSFLSFRSYYRCTNAGCPVKKHVERASHDPQLVITTYEGQHDHDIPLSRTVNRSTAEKDSAMSKAKVESTLKIKREQVCWS